ggataaataaagtcatatatccctgataagggtatcttattcaatcatttccacctcgatagtctataccgaatttcacaatagcatccttattcaagttaaggtcaatccacatggcctccaaaagataaccatggtcatccgcttttcttgcctaatttggtaacgataacaaggatgacctggaagatattggtcatgttcaacgtgaacttcttcttaataattcctcatttacttttgttgtttatctcaacagtcacctcaattctgcgatatctttcatacctggcatcttcctttctgggtatcatgccaccggtcttacacttcacattcttgaaggtcacttccttcatttaatttttcctaatttcctactcccttgtctcctcagtctatccgcattttattttttttcatccttcgaactatctcaaggtttcctcggatcctcccaacttacaggaaataaaatatatgtatctcttatgccttccaccatcaatttaactcatggtgaatcaccctcatcctgacgattacatacttttctatttctattgctacgagtctttagggtttccctatacccaactcccttatcattcctcaaactctattgccgttatattcctttccacttcaatttcttttaattttcctttctcttatcattatttcatgaaccaacacaacataagcattgatttcaaacatcccgtcattctggattcgtgtcctcagaacgaatcttgataacttttacaacttagattcataattcatcatactcgtctgcctttgttctggctctaaagcttttacactatctccttatctttgggaattactttcccgaaaacaattgactgaacttaaatcagtttattataatctcttgcttcatgccttccttggcctttcacaagtgggtggtctctctcttagaagggtaagtgataaaaacagtcttttgtggttcgtcaatcattcagaatctcaaatgattcctctatttcctttagccaggctcttgcctcgactaggtcaacctgttccttggaactctgagagcttagcgacttaaaggtcatgaaagaatttcctgccgcattgtttcctcaaggtggtggttaggggtaaaagtataaattttgttttaggcaggtccatggattgcccaataggagtaccgtctcgggtctcctttccttactcgtctttctgtttccttagtatgaaatgtttcatcttctcccatacttggggttatcttatccgttaaaatccttgttttccacttcattatattccgggttccttatatcttaattgcgacttCCCTGATTATCGCATTCGAGGTTTGCCTcccccctaatcttattccttgtggggccatattacttggaaaaaaaaattgagaatctctggatatttgtcttacttactttgcttaagttcttccctcgttcagtccttgcatgattgcaaattatgaattctcaagttcgataactTCCTGACACTCTCTTacgtgttaatagtgcaattgacaatatgaacttatcaccacgaactgatctgaactgaatttaacgaatatatacataaccattggttcgagggtacaacaacttaACATATTAAAgggaattacatcatttgatatGATCGTTTccatcccaaaagtactaccatagataatcatctagtcattaaaactaatcattcataacttaggctaacccttccaaaagcggtgctacatgaaattcttatcagattgttcagactctgcacactattatggatcaagaaatgcgggcacgcacgacatccctaacctgctccattaaagcggtgatgaggtctaggatagttgcaagtagagctggatcaatctgaccatcaagatggcctctagctataacacgggtggtagcctcaatcctttccatgctatgagctaatcccaCCGGAAGTATCacaccctcaatccttggtgcagtaagtcgatccaacagatcactcctaacattccgggcctctgacaggccacccaaagtcatatgataatcagcgataagagaagcctgagtggtagcatctagcagtccatggggtgcaggtggtgcagacccaggagatccaaatggataaccaagcacggtatcaggtgacaatggtgaagggaataaaggtggcatttcctcagtatgtgttgggctctgtacaggggagggaacaggaattggtggaacctcatggatatctacaggagcctctggaagagggcctgatactggtataattggggtcgtggaaggccccactccttctgccctcattaccctttgtgcccttggtaactcttcatcctctagtacCACCCTCGcagccattcttgctctggtagtcgccctgactacggtcatctgttcctcagcggtcctctcttcattctcatcaggatcctccatgagatcctcctcagccacaatcctttccggaataacatcctcaaccgcaacattctctatctgaacctcatccggtccctcattagggtactccatcggattcacaatttgatctccaacttgtaataaaacatcctcatgctgatgctcctgaacctcaaggttcggtgccccgctgccctatacgagaacgaactatgttactatcacgatacttataagggttcccgtaagggttttaactgtcagtgctacgttaggtagcccgactatgaacttggaaagagttcttattatcttagtgaacttattatcttaacgtcacatcatctctgaggtttataacgcttagctctgataccacttctgtaacacccccagattcggggtcggggatccgggttgtcacgagttccatttcccttaataacacccaatcttaataattactcaactactctgtactgtgaccccacaataaacacacacaccacacgttatagtctcagagatgaacatccaaaaataatcacaagtcattttattccacaattatatgtcaatacaccttgaaaaggtttctgaataaatttacatttctttgccattattacaattcataaatatacataaatctggtacatcaaaagttaaaagcctagcctattggtagttcctacctcagcaacagcgacatcaacgcctataggaaactgcggaatgtttcctatccgctcgcgaattgggagcttggtcctgttcatcttgtctatctgatgttgtgtgatgaaagaagaaagcaagggtgagcagtaagcccatcaaaataatatatatataatgattaacaatatatgagccttctcatagtactcatgaaagtcttggtcaaaagaaatgaaccaagtttgatattttaatgcgatgaagtcgcaaaatatttagtatatatacatatatacttttcaaaatcttggaagtcctcttccatgcataatatacacaaagttccagtttataattgtataaaaatatcgttgcaaggtgatctaatatatctaaccttgtctcaacgtttttctgaaaatctttgtcattcataagacaattattaactagatatatgtttaaaagatgaagttaccaaatacttcactacacttatattatttataaagctacttgaactaccattgttcatagtataatgagcttttaacagttcatcacataaatgagactacaagacaagatttgaatagattaaatctttaaaatattattaaagaaaatgaagttatgatatacttcattaagttctgatatatatatatccacatatacatcttcctttatacatttcctgaaaacctctgtcatgtgaagtatgaacagagtatgaaacatccaatgaattttggaaaggaaaagaattttggcataaaccagatatcttgctgatcaggcaaagatacccataagtaaccttttctactagtagatggacgaattccccactggtcatcatcctggccacaataggaccttatgctcgactgccactcagccacttatgcatttgatggactcccactgagccacttacactatcatggacgcccactgagcccatgttgcttatgccgactcaatagagggacttacttcccgaacgttgggtaagtaatcaattcatttaccaaaactgcaaccttgttgcgaatataaaatacaccatagagccgaatcccctagatttttgagcgagtattcaagtccccttaaaatggaagatcttgaatttgaaaacaagttttgggatccgctctaccatttttaaattcattttgatgactcgaaaacatttttaagaatgtttggagtaatactgatttattaaaataaatcagtcccgatatgatagaaatatctgaatattattatttaaataatattctataaagaataattgaggtagaagttggaaaacttatacttgaactgaatagcaaataatcaaagatatacttatacgaaagtaatatctttatttgaataatcaaaataagtttgattattgacactttattctttaataaaataaagaatatattgcagtaataagcggagtcataataccttgaatgaatattataaataatattcataaaataaaggagtcatacgtcctcaaatgaatatccaagtaatatccaataataatataaaagagtcataagccctcgaataatattcggaataatattcaataaataatataaagagtcataagccctcgaatgaatattcaaataatattcatttaataaaataaagaagtcataagccctcgaatgaatattcataataatattcattaaataaaataaagttatcgaataaaccttattcgattaatagtttcaaaaactatatccatatatatataaatatatatatataatatactcgggaacatcgactcccggtttagaaatatgttcaccttttatcccctatactaagggtatacgcaactacttgcttatttctagcataggtattatgcaactataagcattgaaatcaacagatagataaccagattacgaaacagacatgcatatataccatatcagcatgctccaatatatcgcaaaatttgctaataacaatcatgcactatcccaagataatgcatatacacatatacatcaccacaacagtataacgggtataaaacttgcctgagcgactgggggttacgaatggctcggaacgagtctggtaacctataaacaacaagtaagttggaattaaaccaaagtcacttgtaaatctatactttaactaacttagactctaacgcttgttttgcgcttattgattctcttaagtcactcgggtaccctcggctccaccatttttaataatttaacctttacgagttttagggcgattccttcgcgagtgtcttaccaactgcctaacactcttaccataattgtttcatacattaattaaccctttttggtctttaacctatgtttcaaagtaaggcgaggggaaaagtttcgttcgcgaaatgccgttacttgaaacggtcgtttctcctaaaccgtgcatcggaatcgaacgaactacatatcaaaacgaagctcgtaacacgagctatctagacatggaaatggtcataatctagcagggggttctcgggtcctaatgttatgcacaaaaacagtctaaagaaaatcggacgttacgacggctatgtttacgcgatttcccaatttaaaaccattcaaaaccaacccaattcaacctcaaatcaaacatacaaccaacatccatccttatcacatcatatcagccccaaccaattcaattttaacattcatacttatgcctaagcttcaatttaactatactacattctcttaaccaaaacaacaacatttaccatttcatttccataccatttcaatcccaaactctaaatcacaaacactaagctacaatatcaccctactaatcaaaatcatcttataatacataggaatctagggtttggagatgatataccttcctcgaagtggtgggaggagctaggaagccttaagaagccttgagaagtcttaggaatgtttggatcttcaaggaaatcaagaaaaatgtcaagttaaaaacttgaaaacactattcattgtcttcttcattgattaaatggagaagattgagaaggaattgatggcttaaactcatgatatagccctaactaagcataaagatgattagggaattaactcaccaatttaggagggttggatcttgagttttgaatttcttgcccttttgcaatagtaaaagtcgagagcatgaagaacaatgccttggtttctttttgatttttgatgaaaaatgaatttgcttggcttggttgatttgtttttgtgtttgatttagtaaattacctagttgaccttgattttgtgtggttaaaaagccaccacatctccttccttcccatgtcatgcttgtgtcatcctcatgatgtcatcctcccctccttgtcctcttctcattggttgggtgacatcatcctctctaatccctttgattaacttcctaattgtttgcctaatgaccgctgatctgttatacggttcgcttaactttcgttttcgtttatcgtttgagggatcatacccgggatcttattacttaggttcccttaacctttctcaatacattatattcctttttatgatcctctattataatcctttaatttaaatccttttatcctgttaccttagactcaattctttccgtatctattggatttccgggaaaaatcaaagtgttcggatttggattctgacgatctttacatacacttatatcccatataaagtactaataaaatctcagaatatccatatcagaacccctacatagtgtggcatgaaaaggtttctcattcagcaaaaacactattcctaagggtttcaaaatttcccaaaaattggggttattacatttggGCTGCATTTTGTGTAGttgtatgtatgcatgtgaaATTGAAATGTGTAGTTGTTGCATGTGTAGTTGTATGCGTAGTTAAAATACGGATTTACATGTAATAACAAGTGCTTGTATATAtctgtgtttgtgttgtttgtaAATATATTTGTGTTTAGTCTGTTTACTAATTCATATTATAATCTTAAAATCATGTATTCAGATATTCTTAGTTTTCCTAGGCAGAATAATTCAGTTTGTATCAGTGTCGAAAAGATGCTACATGGCCATTAAGAGTTCAAATGTAGTATATTGCATTTTGGGCAATAGGTTTCTTTTGGTTACAAATTTGCTTAGAGTAATCTCCAGTTTCTGGTTGTGATATATCATATatgaaattttatttaaatatgtaGCATTGTCTTTGATTTTTAACATAACTCTGATCACAACTTTGCAGATTACAGATGTTGAAAATTTGATAGTAGCACCAATATCAAAAGCATCAACTAGGCAAAGAGTTGGAAGGGCAGGAAGAGTACGTCCTGGAAAATGTTATAGGTGCTGAACTGAGAAGTTCTCATTTTATTGACAATATTTTCTTTTTAGAAGTTGTGCCTATTATTATTATCTATTCTAAATATCAAGAAGATTTTAATGGTTTAGGTGTGATACTGTGTCCAAATTCTGCCTACTGTGTGCACAGTTTGAAGTGAATTAGATCTTGAAAAACAGGGCGTGATATGAGTTGATAATTTTCATAAATTGATGGGTGAATATCTTCCATAGCATCTCTCCTGGTTTGAATTAGGGGTTACCTGTGTAGGCCGAGTCTTGAATAATTTCTCCCTTTATATCATCCAACTGGACTTAATGAATAAAATACTAGTCGGTAGGTGTTTATTATATGTAATTTCAGCTTTGATTGATCATTCTAGGTTTTAACAGCTCGATAACTCATGATTTTGATATTACACTTTCATATGTATATGCATGTCTTTATCTTTCTACTTTTTGAGCTTATCTCTGGCACTGGATATCTCTGTTGTTTTTTATTGCAATTATGTCCAAGTTCCACCTCTTTGGTGTTTTTGTTATTGAAAATGGATGGTTGAATTTAATTATAATTCATCTTCGGCATTCTTCTCAAATATCACTGCATGAGTTCTTGTTCGTAAATTTATTaagtttttgttttgattttgctGGAGAGCAAGACTTTATTGAATAATATTAATTTGAGCTATACGATATTAGGCTCTACACAGAGGAGTATTACGTCAATGAATTGTCTACAGAGGGGATTCCAGAGATTCAGAGAACAAGTCTTGTTTCCTCTGTAATTGATGATGATGCCAAACTTACTTCACCAGCTGGTTTCCAAATAGCTGAAATTCCATTAGTATGTTGCAGTATATCTTCTCTCTGTTATCCAAGTGCAAAACCACCTACCTAGCCATATAGTAAATATAATTTATACTAATTTCATGATTTCTAGTACTCAGAATATTTAACTTTATGTAGGAACCAATGTTCTCAAAAATGATCTTAGCTTCAGATGAGCTTGGATGTTCCGAGGAGATCTTAATAATTGTTGTTGTCCTTTCCATACAGGTAGACTCTCCCCTATATCATAATCTTTTTGGAATTCTTCATATTTGATCTAGCTGTTTGCATAACATAGAAATATGAACATCTTGAGTTGAATGATACAATAATTGTATGATAAGTTACATTCTAAGAGTTCTCTAATCAATTGTATACATATAGTCTACACTGGATCTTCAAAATTCTGCAAATATTTGAGATGCTTAAGATATTACTAATAAATCAATGTGAGGCTGCAGATAGTAGCCAAGCTGCGGATCTATATACTGGCCTATATTTAGTCGCATTTGGGGCTGGTGGACTAAAAGCGGCGCTTCCTTCCTTGGGAGCAgaccagtttgatgagtcagacCCTGAAGAGTCTAATACCCTTTCTAGTTTCTTTAACTGGTTCCTATTTTTTGTTGTTACTGGGGCTATCTTTGGTGTCACTTTCTTGGTCTGGATTAGTGAAAATGAAGGCTGGAACTGGGGATTTGGGGTGTCTACTTTTGCAGTAGCAATCGCAATCTTGTTCCTGTGCATGGGAAGATCACTCTACAGGAACAATGTCCCAAAAGGAAGCCCACTCAGTCGAATAATGCAGGTGTGCACCATTTTGTACAATTACACAGGATGTATGCATGGTCATTGTAATTGCAGATAGATATACTTTGATGTCCATTATTTTGATGGGGCTAATTCATGACTTCAAATGCTTTTTTCTAAAACTAGGTATTTGTGGCTGCAATTAGAAACTGTAATCTTTCACTGCCAGAGAATGCAGTAGGATTCCACGAGGTTCATGATAAACAATCTGAGACTCTTCACAGAACAAATCAATTCAGGTGCCTACTCTTATTCATCTTAGCTAGCTAGTGGAGATTCTTAGTGTTCGGAAAATTTAATCTCTCTATATTGCAGGTTCTTGGATCACACAGCAGTTATTGTGACTACAGATTCATCTACTGTTAACAATCCGGCACCCTGGAAAATGTGTACTGTGACACAAGTCGAGGAAACAAAAATTTTAATTCGGATGCTCTCGATAATTTTAAGCACTATCTTCATGAATACATGTTTGGCTCAACTCCAAACTTTCAGCATTCAACAGAGTAATACGATGGACAGAAATCTTCTT
The sequence above is a segment of the Apium graveolens cultivar Ventura unplaced genomic scaffold, ASM990537v1 ctg4882, whole genome shotgun sequence genome. Coding sequences within it:
- the LOC141702336 gene encoding protein NRT1/ PTR FAMILY 4.5-like, producing MLKILLINQCEAADSSQAADLYTGLYLVAFGAGGLKAALPSLGADQFDESDPEESNTLSSFFNWFLFFVVTGAIFGVTFLVWISENEGWNWGFGVSTFAVAIAILFLCMGRSLYRNNVPKGSPLSRIMQVFVAAIRNCNLSLPENAVGFHEVHDKQSETLHRTNQFRFLDHTAVIVTTDSSTVNNPAPWKMCTVTQVEETKILIRMLSIILSTIFMNTCLAQLQTFSIQQSNTMDRNLLGFQVPGSSIPGIPLVFMFILIPIYDRVCVPILRKFKGIPTRVTHLQRIGVGLVLSAISMAVAGIVETHRKSVAIEYNMVDSAEPLPMTVFWLGFHYAIFGMADMFTL